Genomic window (Sphingomonas japonica):
ATTATTATTCGGCGTGTCTGGCGCGCGGCGACTGCTTCGTGGGCGCGGAACGCAACGTGTTCGGCACGCTGAGCCTGAAGTTGTGACGCAAGGCAGCGCTTTGCTGCTGTGGCTCGCCGCAGCACTCGGCGTCGCCGGCGTCGCCGCGCTCCGGTATGCCTGGACACTCCCCCGGCGCAGTACCGGGTGGAACGCGGTCGCATGGCTGCTGATTGCCGCATCGGTCGCCTGCGGCTGGCGGATGGGAGGAGCATGGGGGGTTTCGGTGGCGGCACTTGCCACCACCGCCGCCGCGTTCGCGATGCTGGCAGCAGCAGGAATCGGCGCGCCGCCAGGGCGGACCGCAGCGTCGGTGCGGTGGGCGGGCATGCTGCCGCAGGCGGGAGAGCCGCGCCGCATCGGTCGCCGCATCGCGACGTTCCTGATCGTCATACCCGGCGGCTTTGTCATAGCGATCGTGCTCGGCATCGCGATGCGCGGGGTGGCAACGGCGTCGGGATGGGGTGAGGCCAATGCCAATGTCGCGGCGCTGTTCACCGTGCCGCTGGGCTGGGCCGTGCTCGTCACCACATTGCTAATGCAGGGCGAGCGGCGCGGACAGCTGCTGACCTTGTCGGCCTGCGCCGCGGCCGGAGCGCCGTTCCTCTTGACGGGATTGGGATCATGAAGCTGGCACCGAACGCCGCCACGGTGAAACGCGCGCTGTCGGCACACGCCGCGATCGGACTGCTCGCAGGCGCCCTGCTGTATCTGGTGTGCCTGAGCGGCACCGCGCTCGTCTTCTACGAGGAATGGCAGCGGGCCGAACAGGGCGATGCACCCGAAATGACCACGATCGACCCGCAGGCCGTGCAGCGCGGCGTTGCAGCGGTGCTGGCCAGCGAGAGGGGCAAGCCGCCGACGACGCACCTCTACGTGCATCTTCCGGTCCCCGAACTGCCGCGCACGACGATCACCACCGATACGCAGGCGGTGCACCTCGACGCCGACGGCCGCGTCGCCGCGCCCGAGGAGAATGCCTGGTCCGAGTTCCTGTACGGTTTGCACTACACGCTGCACCTGCCCGGCGTGGTCGGCATTACCATCGTCGGCATCCTGGGCATGTTGATGGTGGCGCTGTCGATCTCGGGACTGATCGCACATCCCCGGATATTCCGCGACGCCTTTCGCTTTCGCACGCGGCACAGCGGCGGCGTCGCACTGTCGGACTGGCACAATCGGCTGAGCGTATGGACGCTGCCGTTCGGGCTGGCGATCGCCATCACCGGCGCGGCGATCGGGCTGGCCAGCGTCACCGCCTATGCCCTGGCGAACCGCTATTACGACAACGACCTCGAAGCCGTGTACGCCCCGATCTTCGGCGACGAGGGCAAGCCCGACGCCGCCCCCGCGCCGGTCCCCGCCGTGGCGACCGCGCTGGAAACGATGGCGCAGCGCTTTCCCGAGGTGGCGATCACCTATGTGACGCTGCACGATCCGATGACTGCCGGCCAGCATGTCCAGATCGTCGCGAGTCCGCCGCGCCGCCTGATCTTCGGCGAATATTACGCATTCGACGCCGCGGGTCGGTTCAAGGGTACTGCCGGGCTGTCCGACGGCGCGATCGGCCAGCAGGCGGCGGCGTCCAACTACAACCTGCATTTCGGCAACTATGGCGGGCTCCCGGTCAAAATCGCCTATTGCCTGTTCGGGTTCGCGCTCACCATCGTCTGCGCGACCGGCGTCTATATCTGGCTGGGCAAGCGCCGCCGCCGCGGCGTGCACGAGCCACGCCTGCTCGGCGCGTGGCACGGCGTGGTGTGGGGAGCGCCCGCCGCGCTGGCGATCACGCTTGCCGCGCGCTTCGCGCTGGGCAACGCCGCCTGGTTCACCGCGATCTTCTGGACCGCGCTGGCACTGGCCATCGTCGCCGCGATCGCGGCAGCGCACCGGGCGGCGGCCGCCCGAAATCGAAGCGGCAACGATATCGCGCCGAGTGCCCGCGAACAGCCGGCCGGCTAGCGCTTTTCAGGGAATGGTGGAGCCGAGGGGGATCGAACCCCTGACCTCTGCAATGCCATT
Coding sequences:
- a CDS encoding PepSY-associated TM helix domain-containing protein; protein product: MKLAPNAATVKRALSAHAAIGLLAGALLYLVCLSGTALVFYEEWQRAEQGDAPEMTTIDPQAVQRGVAAVLASERGKPPTTHLYVHLPVPELPRTTITTDTQAVHLDADGRVAAPEENAWSEFLYGLHYTLHLPGVVGITIVGILGMLMVALSISGLIAHPRIFRDAFRFRTRHSGGVALSDWHNRLSVWTLPFGLAIAITGAAIGLASVTAYALANRYYDNDLEAVYAPIFGDEGKPDAAPAPVPAVATALETMAQRFPEVAITYVTLHDPMTAGQHVQIVASPPRRLIFGEYYAFDAAGRFKGTAGLSDGAIGQQAAASNYNLHFGNYGGLPVKIAYCLFGFALTIVCATGVYIWLGKRRRRGVHEPRLLGAWHGVVWGAPAALAITLAARFALGNAAWFTAIFWTALALAIVAAIAAAHRAAAARNRSGNDIAPSAREQPAG